A genomic segment from Flavobacterium inviolabile encodes:
- a CDS encoding endonuclease/exonuclease/phosphatase family protein: MPKKIIALFFILWSCLSWSQVKLCSWNLSNFGKSKSDETIAFIANTVKQYDVVAIQEVVAGYGGAQAVARLADELNRKGAQWDYAISDPTSGSSHKKERYAFIWKTATVRKKKIWLEKKYHLAIDREPYFGSFDYKGKEFTVVNFHAITRKKQPETEIKHFKKLPSQYPENNLIFVGDFNCPQSHTVFNPLKTMGYRSVFKNQKTSLKLKCKKQECLASEFDNIFYNSQKVKLLTKNTHLFYKNFETMPLARKISDHIPVCFTFMLL, translated from the coding sequence ATGCCTAAGAAAATCATAGCCCTGTTTTTTATTTTATGGAGTTGTCTTTCCTGGTCACAGGTAAAACTGTGCAGCTGGAACCTTTCCAATTTCGGGAAAAGTAAAAGTGATGAAACCATTGCTTTTATTGCGAATACAGTGAAACAGTATGATGTTGTTGCAATTCAGGAAGTTGTTGCCGGATATGGCGGCGCGCAGGCTGTAGCCCGTTTGGCTGATGAACTTAACCGGAAAGGTGCCCAGTGGGACTATGCGATTAGCGATCCTACTTCGGGCAGTTCTCATAAAAAAGAACGTTATGCTTTTATATGGAAAACAGCCACTGTCCGGAAAAAGAAAATCTGGCTGGAAAAGAAATACCATTTAGCGATTGACAGAGAGCCCTATTTTGGAAGTTTTGACTATAAAGGGAAAGAATTTACGGTGGTTAACTTTCATGCGATAACCCGGAAGAAACAGCCGGAAACGGAGATTAAGCACTTTAAAAAACTGCCTTCTCAGTATCCTGAAAACAACCTGATTTTCGTGGGGGATTTTAATTGTCCGCAATCGCATACCGTTTTTAATCCGCTGAAAACAATGGGATATCGTTCGGTTTTTAAGAATCAGAAGACCTCTTTAAAGTTAAAATGCAAAAAACAGGAATGCCTGGCATCAGAGTTTGATAATATTTTTTACAACTCACAAAAAGTAAAACTGCTGACTAAAAATACACATTTGTTCTATAAAAACTTTGAAACGATGCCGTTAGCCCGGAAAATTTCGGATCATATTCCGGTATGTTTTACATTTATGCTATTGTAG
- a CDS encoding PAS domain-containing protein: MQKNIKDLRILLDKNSDDINFNIISSITDKKGTILYANQKFCEISKYREEDLIGQNHRILNSRYHSREFFKEMWETIGNGNVWDGEVRNKAKDGSFYWVYSIIFPVFDENNAIIQYFSIRVPIDEKRKQEEQREKRIRRLEKILFKISHEVRQPVTQILGVSDLLNDTQLNQEELRILINGMKKSAALLNLYTRELNQYVHNMKNEEYELLLSACEPQDDDNYCI; encoded by the coding sequence ATGCAAAAGAATATAAAAGATCTCCGGATCTTATTAGATAAAAATTCAGATGATATCAACTTTAATATAATCTCATCCATTACCGACAAAAAAGGAACGATCCTTTATGCCAATCAGAAGTTCTGTGAGATTTCGAAATACAGGGAAGAAGACCTGATCGGGCAAAACCACCGTATATTGAATTCCCGGTATCATTCCAGGGAATTTTTTAAAGAGATGTGGGAAACCATAGGCAACGGCAACGTTTGGGATGGAGAGGTGCGCAATAAAGCCAAAGACGGAAGCTTTTACTGGGTCTATTCGATTATCTTCCCGGTCTTTGATGAAAACAACGCCATCATCCAATATTTTTCAATCCGGGTGCCGATAGACGAAAAAAGAAAACAGGAAGAGCAGCGGGAAAAAAGAATTCGCCGACTTGAAAAGATACTGTTTAAGATTTCACACGAAGTCCGCCAGCCGGTCACGCAGATATTAGGTGTTTCGGATCTTTTAAACGATACCCAGCTCAATCAGGAAGAATTACGGATATTGATTAACGGCATGAAAAAATCGGCTGCCTTACTGAATTTGTATACCCGGGAACTCAATCAGTATGTTCACAACATGAAAAATGAGGAATACGAATTATTACTGTCGGCTTGCGAACCGCAGGATGACGATAATTACTGTATTTAA
- a CDS encoding RNA recognition motif domain-containing protein: MNIFVGSLPFNVEEADLRGYFEEYGTVDSVKLITDKFTGRSKGFGFIEMPNDDEAQKAIDELNGGQIDGRTIVVNKSEPRPQTQRSNGFGGNNRGGNGGYNSNRGNNNGGGRGRY, translated from the coding sequence ATGAACATTTTTGTTGGAAGTCTTCCATTTAACGTAGAGGAAGCAGATTTAAGAGGATATTTTGAAGAGTATGGTACTGTTGACTCGGTTAAACTTATTACAGATAAATTCACAGGTAGAAGTAAAGGATTCGGTTTTATCGAAATGCCAAATGATGACGAAGCTCAAAAAGCTATCGATGAATTGAACGGAGGACAAATCGACGGTCGTACAATTGTAGTGAATAAATCAGAACCAAGACCACAAACACAAAGAAGCAATGGCTTTGGCGGTAACAACCGTGGTGGTAATGGTGGTTATAACTCAAACAGAGGTAACAATAACGGAGGCGGCAGAGGTCGTTACTAA
- a CDS encoding response regulator transcription factor, with amino-acid sequence MTSEYNLLLADDHSVVRQGVSLILKYSLPNIKIVQTDTLNGILEKLRNEPFDLLILDINLPGGNNVSMIEKIKSIRPEIKILMFSAFEEDVYAIRYINAGANGYLNKLGNEEEIVEAVGKVLKTGNYISENLKEKLINDLLNKNKSGNPLEKLSNRELEISRLLVSGYGNLEIANHLNIQMSTVSTYKGRIFEKLDVKNVVSLADLFKLYEESV; translated from the coding sequence ATGACTTCTGAATATAATTTACTTTTAGCTGATGATCATAGTGTTGTTAGACAGGGCGTTTCCCTGATTCTTAAATATTCGCTGCCAAATATTAAAATTGTCCAGACCGATACTTTAAACGGTATATTGGAGAAACTAAGGAACGAACCTTTCGATTTGCTGATTCTGGATATCAATCTTCCCGGCGGGAATAACGTTTCGATGATTGAAAAAATAAAAAGCATCCGTCCGGAAATCAAGATTCTGATGTTTTCTGCTTTCGAAGAAGATGTTTATGCCATACGCTATATTAATGCCGGGGCAAACGGCTATCTTAACAAGCTTGGCAATGAAGAAGAAATTGTAGAGGCGGTTGGAAAAGTATTAAAAACGGGCAACTATATCAGTGAGAATCTGAAAGAAAAACTCATCAACGACTTACTCAATAAAAACAAATCGGGAAATCCGCTGGAAAAACTGTCCAATCGGGAATTGGAAATAAGCCGGTTATTGGTAAGCGGATACGGCAATCTGGAAATTGCCAATCATCTGAACATTCAGATGTCGACCGTTAGTACCTATAAAGGACGGATATTTGAAAAACTGGATGTCAAAAATGTAGTTTCCCTTGCCGATCTTTTCAAATTATATGAAGAAAGCGTTTAG
- a CDS encoding sensor histidine kinase, whose protein sequence is MNALTRFLFFLTILSIQQSFCQNRLPSYWFTSDNGELPQNSIKSIAPDKDGFIWMTTEDGLVRFDGQQFKVYNSDNITGLRSNRMMFLKKSRFSDGLCVNTDVGQTVHVNQVPEVLPQKTKDRNENQELGYLFSNNVDIYTSYFKNSPTYNILLKNYYYSVTRDSIRLYDLKHKRLGAFSNRFVNGTKFFVIDDKLFLKNKKDYFIVSPTRLVKINFNMPTNGDETIYANNAIDQAFMYQNGKLYYLTAGKNGITPKLILSDFNTVKNNVSTLYYDPKLGIVYIGSLTKGFMIVRPQNFKSYTDIQDPVVYSSFAYDSVSVVTGRGQIISSNGTIRHLKTVLKTDKFFSILDNNGDLWTINYENSFHRYKKSSNYSLSDDWSLKFTPSLLYKDDKGLMWIGASNYKKYDEGKLYYIDPDDDAKKLNWAADFNFLPNSAQKIGAHKFVIGSQNGLYIVDLKQKSIVKNQLIGNAYIRGIQSSRANEIWVNTYNNGFFLIRNNVTTHFPFDRNKYIRSAHCIVEDAKGYMWITTNKGLFQVAKSSLIAYADKKKSTIYYHYYDKASGFKSNEFNGGCSPCATKLANHYIALPSFEGMVFFDSQSVRPILPTNPIYINEARIDNKLVTFKDTIVINRNFSRVTFFLNSPFYGNPENLNIEVKLDNADNQYWTKTNDNYTISYTSLYPGEYKLTARKLNGFDSEYQYKTITIIIPPAYWQTIWFKILVLITFLLLLYFGFRQRTKYIRHRNLLLEKKIIYHTTELKNTINVLTKTKADLSEQIHSHKKLIGSITHDIKSPLKYMALTGKYLYENLDRDNPDFQENIKTMYTSSFELFHFVNNLLEYSKTYLNKNDIHTERFSLHQLINEKIKLFEPIAKSRKTVLENNVSELLHLTLNKQLFTIIIHNLLDNAVKNTEAGTITFSGYKTLDTIGIILTDTGIGMNPELVAYYQTLSQRIKSEHYEKQFTKGIGFTIIIELLNLLNGDIKIESEENKGTVITLLFKR, encoded by the coding sequence ATGAATGCTCTCACCCGATTTCTTTTTTTCCTTACTATCTTAAGCATTCAGCAGAGTTTTTGTCAGAACAGGTTGCCGTCATACTGGTTTACATCCGATAACGGCGAACTTCCTCAAAACAGCATTAAATCGATTGCACCGGATAAAGACGGCTTTATCTGGATGACCACAGAAGACGGCCTGGTCAGGTTTGACGGGCAGCAGTTTAAAGTGTATAACAGTGACAACATAACCGGATTGCGTTCCAACAGGATGATGTTCCTGAAAAAATCCCGGTTTAGTGATGGTTTATGCGTTAATACAGATGTAGGACAGACAGTACATGTTAATCAGGTACCGGAAGTATTACCTCAAAAGACAAAGGACCGCAATGAAAATCAGGAATTAGGGTATTTATTCAGCAACAATGTTGACATTTATACCTCCTATTTTAAAAACAGCCCTACATATAATATCCTACTGAAAAACTATTATTATAGTGTTACCAGGGACAGTATCCGCTTATATGACCTCAAACACAAGCGTTTGGGTGCCTTCAGCAACCGGTTCGTTAACGGAACAAAGTTCTTTGTTATTGACGATAAGCTCTTTTTAAAAAATAAAAAAGACTATTTTATCGTTTCGCCCACCAGACTGGTAAAGATCAATTTCAACATGCCCACCAACGGAGACGAAACTATTTATGCCAATAATGCCATCGACCAGGCTTTTATGTATCAAAATGGAAAATTATATTACCTGACGGCCGGCAAAAACGGTATAACGCCCAAACTGATACTCTCCGATTTTAATACCGTAAAAAATAATGTCAGCACCCTTTACTACGATCCGAAGTTAGGCATAGTCTATATCGGAAGCCTGACAAAGGGTTTTATGATTGTCCGCCCGCAAAACTTTAAAAGCTATACCGACATTCAGGATCCGGTGGTATACTCCAGTTTTGCTTATGATTCGGTTAGTGTTGTGACCGGAAGAGGGCAAATTATCAGCTCCAACGGAACGATCAGGCATTTAAAAACAGTCCTGAAAACCGATAAATTTTTCTCCATACTGGATAATAACGGGGATTTGTGGACCATTAATTATGAAAACAGCTTTCACCGCTATAAAAAGAGCAGCAACTACAGTTTATCTGATGACTGGTCCTTAAAATTCACGCCCAGTTTGCTTTATAAAGATGACAAAGGACTGATGTGGATTGGCGCTTCCAATTATAAAAAATATGATGAAGGAAAATTATACTATATCGATCCGGATGATGATGCTAAAAAATTAAACTGGGCAGCCGATTTTAATTTCTTGCCGAACAGTGCCCAAAAAATCGGGGCTCATAAATTTGTAATCGGTTCCCAGAACGGATTATATATAGTCGATTTAAAACAAAAAAGCATCGTTAAAAACCAGCTCATCGGCAATGCCTATATTCGCGGGATTCAAAGTTCCAGGGCAAATGAAATCTGGGTTAATACCTATAATAACGGTTTTTTCCTGATCCGGAACAACGTCACCACCCATTTTCCTTTTGACAGAAACAAATACATCCGTTCGGCTCATTGTATTGTTGAAGATGCAAAAGGATATATGTGGATTACAACCAATAAAGGTCTTTTTCAGGTAGCGAAAAGCAGCCTGATTGCGTATGCCGATAAGAAAAAAAGCACGATCTATTATCACTATTATGATAAGGCTTCCGGTTTTAAATCCAATGAGTTTAACGGCGGCTGTTCGCCCTGCGCTACAAAACTAGCCAATCATTATATCGCATTGCCGTCATTTGAAGGAATGGTCTTTTTCGACAGTCAGTCTGTGAGGCCGATATTGCCCACAAATCCTATCTATATCAATGAAGCCCGTATAGACAATAAACTGGTAACCTTTAAAGATACTATTGTTATAAACCGCAATTTCAGCCGTGTTACGTTTTTCCTGAACAGCCCTTTTTACGGAAATCCTGAAAATCTGAACATCGAAGTAAAACTGGATAATGCCGATAACCAGTACTGGACAAAAACCAATGATAATTATACCATTTCCTATACGTCATTATACCCGGGAGAATACAAATTAACCGCCCGGAAACTAAACGGATTTGATTCTGAATACCAATACAAGACCATCACGATCATCATACCGCCTGCTTACTGGCAGACCATCTGGTTTAAAATTTTGGTCCTGATCACATTCCTGCTGCTGCTGTATTTCGGTTTCCGGCAGCGAACAAAATACATCCGTCACCGAAATCTTTTATTAGAAAAGAAAATCATTTACCATACCACGGAATTAAAAAATACGATTAATGTTTTAACGAAGACCAAAGCAGATTTAAGCGAACAGATCCACTCCCATAAAAAACTGATCGGATCGATTACGCACGATATCAAAAGCCCGTTAAAATACATGGCTTTAACCGGTAAATACCTGTATGAAAACCTGGATCGTGACAATCCTGACTTTCAGGAGAACATCAAAACGATGTATACTTCTTCTTTTGAGCTCTTTCATTTTGTGAATAACCTGCTGGAATATTCCAAAACATACCTCAACAAGAATGATATCCATACGGAACGATTCAGCCTGCACCAGCTGATTAACGAGAAAATAAAGTTATTTGAGCCAATTGCCAAGTCCCGGAAAACGGTACTGGAAAATAATGTATCGGAATTGCTGCATTTAACGCTCAACAAGCAATTGTTTACAATTATTATTCATAATCTCCTGGATAATGCCGTTAAGAATACGGAAGCCGGCACGATCACTTTTAGCGGCTATAAAACCCTGGACACGATTGGCATTATTCTTACCGATACCGGAATTGGAATGAACCCGGAACTGGTAGCCTATTACCAGACTTTATCCCAGCGAATAAAATCGGAGCATTATGAAAAGCAGTTTACAAAAGGGATTGGTTTTACGATTATCATCGAGCTATTAAACCTGCTGAACGGTGATATTAAAATTGAAAGTGAGGAAAATAAAGGAACGGTAATCACCCTCCTTTTCAAACGTTAG
- a CDS encoding helix-turn-helix domain-containing protein — protein MTTLKSILAFVLLLAAVHFSCFYFNERPPLGLLYGPLLFLTVAKSIKKGYWLHYLPFAISSVTFSILKFKEQDVNAGPWVNYFLLYFISVGISLFVYSCLIWKSNKKNIAKTEGISIGQELVQLLAYGGLISSLLIGLLVFKKKWHATDFGFDLNWMLFFLLGTFMLLIGIYLLCYEDKTAISLTAKKEPQQCFDDTMSANYIETLDKCVRETDLYRNPDISLDMLASQTTIPRHHLTRLLNVYLGKNFYQYIAELRIEYALGCLKNDAGIKIESLAYECGFNSKTSFNRYFKEYTGYLPSYYKTIIHHS, from the coding sequence ATGACAACTTTAAAAAGCATATTGGCATTTGTTTTATTACTGGCAGCTGTACATTTTAGTTGTTTTTATTTTAATGAGCGTCCGCCATTGGGACTTCTCTACGGACCGTTACTTTTTTTAACGGTGGCGAAATCAATTAAAAAAGGGTATTGGCTGCATTACCTGCCTTTTGCAATAAGCAGCGTGACCTTCTCGATTTTAAAATTTAAAGAACAGGATGTAAATGCCGGTCCTTGGGTAAACTATTTCCTGCTGTATTTTATCAGTGTGGGGATTTCGCTGTTTGTTTATTCCTGCCTGATATGGAAATCCAATAAAAAAAATATCGCAAAAACCGAAGGAATCAGTATCGGACAGGAGCTGGTGCAATTGTTAGCCTATGGCGGTTTGATATCGTCCCTGTTAATCGGATTACTGGTCTTTAAAAAGAAATGGCATGCTACCGATTTTGGCTTTGACCTTAACTGGATGCTGTTTTTCCTGCTGGGCACTTTTATGCTCCTTATCGGAATCTATTTATTGTGCTATGAGGACAAGACAGCCATTAGCCTTACCGCGAAAAAAGAACCACAGCAGTGTTTTGACGACACGATGTCTGCCAATTATATCGAAACATTGGACAAATGTGTCAGAGAAACGGATTTATACCGCAATCCGGATATTTCGTTAGACATGCTTGCCAGTCAGACAACCATACCCAGGCACCATTTAACCCGGCTGCTGAATGTTTATTTAGGAAAAAACTTTTATCAGTATATCGCCGAGTTAAGGATCGAATATGCACTTGGCTGTCTGAAAAATGATGCCGGAATAAAAATAGAATCACTGGCATACGAATGCGGCTTTAATTCCAAAACCTCATTTAACCGCTATTTTAAAGAATATACGGGATACCTTCCGTCGTATTATAAAACAATTATACACCATTCATAA
- a CDS encoding helix-turn-helix domain-containing protein, with protein sequence MLFLLLIMIVCICGLTLYVLQKTRSGSSFNEVLFCATACLMLHAAYALIARYFFDALPFVDRGAPFGLMYGPLLYLAAFSNDAGKLKKKNILLHAFPFLLATVCYIVFLSETDFRNAHLSAYYAVLYGSKTISMFVYVLVIFFNQKKITNDLSLRNLVKSAAIWLILIASLFASIMISRVLERKDIGVMLPGVVIYGSMLLVSALIFKYSIGRLLAGAGAAAQNQETEKQNQQYKKSALTPAMLEEYEERLDKAMNDDLVFLDTELSLESLSKKVKIPKHHLTQLFNTKINRSFYQYINTFRITYSCQLLKEATEITLEEIAFQSGFNSKVSFNRYFKTQMNCTPSEYRQQYH encoded by the coding sequence ATGCTTTTTCTTCTTTTAATCATGATTGTCTGCATTTGCGGACTAACATTATATGTGCTCCAAAAAACAAGATCCGGTTCTTCCTTTAATGAAGTACTGTTTTGTGCTACAGCCTGTTTAATGCTGCATGCCGCGTATGCTTTAATAGCGCGGTATTTTTTTGATGCGCTTCCTTTTGTCGACAGGGGAGCACCGTTCGGATTGATGTACGGGCCGCTTTTATACCTGGCTGCATTTTCAAATGATGCCGGAAAACTAAAAAAGAAAAATATCCTGTTGCATGCCTTTCCCTTTTTGCTGGCAACCGTTTGTTATATCGTGTTTTTATCGGAAACGGATTTTAGAAATGCGCATCTTTCAGCCTATTATGCAGTGCTTTACGGAAGCAAGACAATCTCAATGTTCGTGTATGTCCTTGTGATTTTCTTTAATCAGAAAAAAATAACGAACGATCTTAGTCTGCGGAACCTTGTCAAGTCTGCTGCTATCTGGCTGATCTTGATCGCCAGTTTGTTTGCCAGTATCATGATTTCCAGAGTACTGGAAAGAAAAGACATCGGGGTTATGCTGCCGGGTGTTGTCATTTACGGAAGTATGCTTTTGGTATCGGCACTTATTTTTAAATACAGCATTGGGAGGCTTCTTGCCGGTGCCGGAGCAGCAGCACAGAACCAGGAAACCGAGAAACAAAATCAACAGTATAAAAAATCGGCATTAACACCAGCCATGCTGGAAGAATATGAAGAACGGCTGGACAAAGCCATGAATGACGATCTGGTTTTTCTGGATACGGAACTTTCACTGGAAAGCCTTTCCAAAAAAGTCAAAATTCCGAAGCACCATCTGACGCAATTATTCAACACAAAAATCAACCGTTCTTTTTATCAATACATCAATACTTTCAGAATAACCTATTCCTGTCAGCTTTTAAAAGAAGCCACGGAAATTACGTTGGAAGAAATTGCTTTTCAAAGCGGATTTAACTCAAAAGTATCGTTCAACCGCTATTTTAAAACACAGATGAATTGCACACCGTCGGAATACCGGCAGCAGTATCATTAA